The segment GGGCAGGAAGGATACCCCACACCGAAGGTATCAGAATATGCGGGATGCTGTCTGACAATATACGGGAGATCGACGGAGTGGAGATCATCGTAATGCCCGTTCGCGAGTACCGTTTTGGCCTTGTCCTCAGGGGCGAAGGCCTCTCTGCCGATGTCGCCGAGACCGACCCGCAAAAGACCGGACTCAAACCTCTGCGGCCCAAAGCCATGAGCTCTGCTGCAGAGAGAACCGCGAGTATACTCGACAAATTTGTCAAAAAAGCGACGGAGGTCCTCGCGGACGAACCCGCGGCCAGGACGACTCTGATGAGAGGAATCTCGAAAAAACCGTCCATCGAACCTTTCAACTCAAGGTACGGACTGAAGGGCGCGGCTGTTGCGGCATACCCGCTTTACCGGGGCGTCGCCAGACTCTGCGGCATGGATCTTATCGATACTGGGTTCAGCCCGGCGGAAGAATTCGAGACCGTGCGTTCGTCCTGGAACGGTGGCCACGATTTCTTTTTCATCCATATCAAGAAGACGGACTCTTACGGTGAAGACGGAAACATCGAGGGAAAAAGAAAGGTCATCGAAGAAGTAGACACGGCCCTTCCCATACTGCTCGACCTGAAGCCCGATGTCATCGTCGTCACTGGTGACCATTCAACGCCCTGCGCGATGAAAA is part of the Candidatus Latescibacterota bacterium genome and harbors:
- a CDS encoding 2,3-bisphosphoglycerate-independent phosphoglycerate mutase: MFRRLVTNNGSRIIFLVLDGLGGIRNDEFPMTALEAASTPNLDALAADAACGRSLPISIGVTPGSGPAHFALFGYDPLAPENDAGRGVVEVTGVGFDVHDDDVAVRGNFATIDEHGVLTDRRAGRIPHTEGIRICGMLSDNIREIDGVEIIVMPVREYRFGLVLRGEGLSADVAETDPQKTGLKPLRPKAMSSAAERTASILDKFVKKATEVLADEPAARTTLMRGISKKPSIEPFNSRYGLKGAAVAAYPLYRGVARLCGMDLIDTGFSPAEEFETVRSSWNGGHDFFFIHIKKTDSYGEDGNIEGKRKVIEEVDTALPILLDLKPDVIVVTGDHSTPCAMKSHSWHPVPFLIRSDTCSRDDVETFSEAACDRGSLGVFPAASIMELVLANAGRLKKYGA